ATCGAGGTGTCTTCGTTCTGCAAGGTATTGGTGGTGGTCAGCATCGACTGACGTGCTTTGTGCGCATTGCCACGATCGATCAACACATTGCCGGCCAGCCAGAACAGTTGTCCGAACAGTGGCACCCACTTGAGGCTCTTCTTGCCGATGCACACGGTACGGCGTGGCACGACGTTGCCGAAAACGAACAGGTCATAGTTGGACTGATGGTTGGCGATGATCACGCAGCTATCGGGTTTGTTCAGCAAACCGCTGACATCGGATTTCACTCGTAAACGCAAAATACACATCGCTGGTAGCGCATAGAGGCGGGCGCACAGACGGCTGTTGTCAGGATTGAACGGGCGGCAGATCCCGAGAATCACCCCGAGCACACCGGCCAGAATAAAGTGCAGGCCCATCAATAACATACGAAACACGAACAGCATTTTCAGGCCCCACCGGGACAAAAGGTGGCGCAGTGTACGGATGTGCACTGTTTTCGGCAATTGCCACTATAGAGTCCGGAGATAGCCGATGTTTAAGCGCATGTTTCCGAATTGATGATCAGACCTGTCCTAGAGCTGTTGCAGACTTTTAAACCATATGTGCAAGTAAAAGCCCGACACGACGGTCGGGCTTTTCGTTACGTTCTTGAATCCAGGCTTAACCCAGATGCTCCTGATCCTGGATGATCGCGTTATCCAGCGCTTCCAGCAGTGCCTTACGGACTTTCAACTTGGTGTTCTTGTGCGCGAGCATGTTGATCTTCTTCAGTTGGCGCGCAGCGGCGAGGGCGGCGCCTTGCAGCTCCTCGGCGGAAACCACCTTGTCGAGAAAACCGGCATCCACGGCGCTTTTCGGATCGAACATCTCGCCGTTGATTACCGAGCGGTGAAATGCCGAGCGACGCAGACGGTCACGCGCCAACTCGATACCAGCGTGGTGCATGGTCATACCGATCTGCACTTCGTTCAGGCCGATGCTGAACGGGCCATCAACACCGATGCGGTAATCGGCAGACAACAGAATAAACGCGCCCTTGGCCACGGCATGACCCGGGCAAGCTACGATCACCGGGAACGGGTGAGAGAGCAGACGACGGGCCAGCGTCGAACCGGCAGTCACCAACGCTACCGCTTCTTTAGGGCCGGCTGTCATCACCTTCAGGTCATAGCCGCCGGACAAAATCCCTGGCTGACCGGTGATGATCACGATGGCACGATCCGTTACCGCCTGATCCAGCGCCGCGTTGAATGCCACAATCACGTCCGGAGAAATGGCATTGACCTTGCCGTTGCTCAAGGTCAGGGTCGCGATACCGTCTTCGAGGTGGTAGGAAATCAACTCACTCATGACGCTATTCCTTGTAAGAAAGATCGGCAGACGTTACCCACCGTCGCAGGCCAGGTAAAGCGCCGTGACTGACTCGCCAGTCACCGTTTCCCGGCCCACCCAGCGTAACGAGGCATTGCGCTTCTATATAGAAGGGCCGCGCCCACCGAAGATTGGCCGGTTTGCCATGGCCCGCCGGTGGGCAAAATGGTTTTTTCTCTTAACCGCATGAAAATTCTGAAAAAAAGTTTGCCATCGCAAAAGCTTTCGACTACATTAGCGCGCCTCGACAGACAGAACATGTTTGAAGAGATACGGTGAAGTGTCCGAGTGGCTTAAGGAGCACGCCTGGAAAGTGTGTATACAGGAAACTGTATCGAGAGTTCGAATCTCTCCTTCACCGCCATATTCAGTACACAAAACCCCTGATTTCGAAAGAAGTCAGGGGTTTTGTGGTTTCTGGCGTCCGGATTTTATTGGCTGCGGCTTGAATTCCGCTTTGAGCTATTACAATCGCGGATTTATTCATCCATATAGGCACGACATTCCATGATTATTTCCACCACGCACGCAATTGAAGGTCGGCAGATCACCGCATACCTGGACATCGTCAGCGCCGAGTCGGTGCAGGGCGTCAATGTGATCCGTGACATGTTTGCCGGTATGCGCGACTTTTTCGGCGGGCGTTCGCAGACGCTGGAGCGGGCGTTGAAGGAGGCGCGTATTCAGGCGACTGAAGAGATCAGGGAGCGCGCGCGTGCTCTGCAAGCTGATGCGGTGGTCGGAGTGGATTTCGAAATCAGCATGCCCGGCGGCAAGGGCGGGATGGTTGTGGTGTTTGCGACGGGTACAGCGGTGAAGTTGCGCTGAGTTTGTTGGGCGGTGTGTGAGCCCATTCAGAGATTGAACGGGCTCAGTCTTTCTGTGTAATCAGCCTTGTGGCTTGAGGAGCACGGTGCCTCTTTCGTCATAGGTCAGTGGTGTATCAATGGCGACCAGAGGGGGTGTATCAGAAGGCGGGATGGGTTCGACTGGCTTGCTGGGATGGTAAATGACCCCTGGTTGCAGAACCGGTGTATCCGGATCTGGATACTTGATGGTGATTTCACCGGAAGCGATCTTTTCCTTGAGTTTTTCAGCGCCAGCCTTGCCGGCTGCGATCTGTTCGTCCGTGAGTTTTACGACAGGCATATTCGGGAATCCGTTGATTTGCATGTTCTCTCCTTGAGATTCATTTGTATGAAAAAGGGCAACGGCCTGTCTCTGCAATTCTTTAGCGGTGTAGGACCAATGGCACTACATCGCGTTGAGTTTTTGTAGGCCATTCGTCGGGCATCAGGAGATCTGAATAACAAGTCCAGGAATGACCAGCTAGTCTCAAAAACGTTGGAGGTCGATATTTTTTCAGGCGAATGGGTTTTTGCCGGTGTCGACCGGTGGCGAAGGGGCGATGGTATGACTGATCCGTATATCGAAGACGATGGCGCTGAATTTTCCTTCAATAACTGTGTACGGTGCGGTCAGACCGAGTACCAGTCAGGCTTTGGCGAGGACCGGGTGCAGACCGGCAAGATCAAATCCACAGCACCGAAAGGACCGAAGGCAAAATTTCTACCCAAGGTCAGCGCGCGATCCAGAAAATAATCTGTCACTGCATAACCCCGTCATTGAACGGGGTTTTTTATGGCTGATTGAGTGAGAGACATGTCCTACTCAGTTCGGCGGCAAATGCAGTGGGCTTTCACAAACTTTTCACGTCTACCGCGGTAGGGTGAAGCCATCCGTTAGAAAGCAAGTCTCCAGCCCGTCTCCCCAGCGGGCTTTTTTTTGCCTGTCATAAAACCTTTTGCAGAATCGCTGTCCAATCGGCGCCGAGTACGCGAAGCCTCTGATTTCGGCTGGACTTTTGCGCAGCGACGGCATTAAATCCCGGCCCTTTTTGTCATCCCAATTTTTGAGGTTTTCGTCATGCGTTTAACACTGCCTGCTCTGGTTCTCGGGCTTCTGGTTGCTCAAGGTGCAATGGCTGCTGGCGATGGTACTGCTGCGCTGGGCGGTGGTCTGGGTGGCGCGCTGGGTAATGTCGTCGGCCAGAAAATGGGCGGCAGCACTGGCGCGGCAATCGGTGCTGGCGTAGCAGGCGCGGCGGGCAGCGCAATGGCGGCACGCAAGGGTAGCCGGACCAAAGCGGCCATTGGCGGCGGTGTTGGTGCAGCCGGTGGTTCGGTGATCGGCAACAGCCTGGGCGGCAGAACCGGCGCCACGATTGGTGCAGGCCTGGGCGGCGCAGCTGGCGGCGCGGTGGGCAGCAACTTGTCCAAAGGTCACAAGCGTCACTGAGACTGATTGTTTGTCCGAAAAAGCCCGGCTTGATGTCTAATGCTGTTCACTTAAGCATTTGAATCCTCGCCGGGCTTCTTCGAAAATCCGATGTCAGATCTCTGGCATCGGATTTTTTTATGTCTGTTCAACAGGACTTGCTCGACCTCGGCGACCTTTTCAACTTCTGTGACTTGAGTACTTTCACTCAAAATATTCCCATCGAGTGGGTTGCGTCTGCGCTGGATCTGTCTAGCCAGGCCACTATCCGGCGGCGTCGCTTGCCTGCCGACCAAGTGCTCTGGCTGGTGCTCGGCATGGCATTGTTTCGCGACGAGCCCGTTCATGAGGTCGCCCGACGTTTGAACATCTGCGCCCAAGGTCTGGCTTCTGACCATCTGTTGGCCCGTAGCGGTGTGACCGAGGCCCGCAAGCGGCTGGGGGCCGACCCGGTTGAGTGGTTGTTTCGCAAAACGGGTACTCAATGGGGCGCGCAGCGCTATCCCGATGATGCCTGGCAGGATCTGCAAGTATTTGCAGTCGATGGTGCGCTTCTGCGCACGCCGGATACGCCGGAGTTGCGAGACCATTTCGGTTCTGGAAACACCTCGACCGACCGCCAGACTCCCTTTCCCATGCTGCGCCTGGTGGCGCTGATGAATGTGCGTTCACACCTGATCCTGGATGCACAGCTTAGCCCTTACCGACGCAACGAAATGCGTCTGGCCGATGAGTTTTTGCAGCAGATCCCCGACCACTCCGTGACGCTGTTCGATAAGGGATTCTGGAGCGCCGATCTCATGCTCAGCCTGAGCGGCGACGGCAACCAGCGCCACTGGCTGATTCCGGCAAAAAAGGGATTGGTTTGCGAGGAGATAGCCCGTTACAACCAGCACGACCGTTTGGTGCGTATGAAAGTGTCGCCGCAAGCCAGAAAGCGAAATCCGACTCTTCCCACACACTGGGAGGCGCGTGAAGTCAGTTATGAAATTCAAGGCAAAGTAAAAACAGTCATGACGTCGTTGCCGGCCAAGATCTACAGCACCAAGTCTGTTGCCAAGCTTTATCAGGAGCGCTGGGAAATCGAATTGGGCTTCAGGGATATCAAAAGCTCAATGCAGCAAAACGCAATGACCTTGCGCAGCAAAAAGGTCGATCTGATCTACCAGGAAGTATGGGGGTTGTTGCTGGCTTACAACGTGATTCGTCGGGAGGCAAGTCAGGCAGCAGTGGCGTTTGGTCGAGCGCCGTCGGACGTCCGTTTCAAGCCGGTTTGCCAGTACATCGCCGTGCAGTTGATCGTGATGGCTGCGGCCAATCCTGTTTCAGCGACGGGTAGACGGTTGGCGGAACTTAGAAAAGGCGTTGGCGGGTTGTTTCTGGATCACCGCCCAAGGCCTTCGAGGCCAAGGACGGTGAAGAGCTCAAAAACCCGGTTTCCGGTGGACCGTAAGGCTGCTCCGCTTAAGTGAACAGCATTAGGCTTGATGTCGGGCTTTTTCATGGCTGAACGTTTTTCCCGTTTGCGTCTCCAATCTCACATAGGCCCATGTCTGGGCGGACTGTCCCGCTTCGGGAACTGTGAGGTTCATATGCGCTTGTCATTATCTGCACTGTTTTTCGGTTTGCTGGTAGCACAAGGGGCGATGGCCGCTGGTGATGGCACCGCCGCTGTGGGTGGCGGCCTGGGCGGCGCGCTCGGCAATGTGGTCGGTGGACAACTCGGTGGCAGTACTGGCGCGGCGGTAGGTGCGGGTGTTGGCGGCGCGGCCGGCAGTGCCGTCGGGGCGAATAAGCGTAATCGCACCGAAGCTGCCATTGGTGGTGGTCTCGGCGCGGCGGGTGGCTCGGTCGTCGGCAACAGCCTCGGCGGCTCAACGGGTTCGACCATTGGCGCAGGGTTGGGCGGCGCGGCGGGTGGTGCGGTCGGTAATAACCTCGGTGACGATGGTGGCTCTCATTCGGGCGGCGGTCATAAACACAAGAACAAACATAAAAACCGCCATCATTGATGGAGGTTTGAACAGAAACCCGGCTTTTTGCCGGGTTTTTTGTATTTGCTCGTCAGACACCGGAACGATTGGCCGTAGGGCTTTTCGAACGTCATACACGCCATGAGATGATGAGGTTTGCCATGACTCCCGAAACTGAAGGCAAGGAAGAGAAAGGTTCGAGTGGACTGCCGTTTATCAATGACCCGGGGAATGAGGATCCGGGGTCGTTGATGGATGATGCCACGGTGCCGTTGAATGATTCGGATGAGGCGGATATGGAGTATGAAGAGGATGAGGATGAGGATGAGCAGTGAACGCTTGTCTTCAAACCGAACCTAGTTATCTGAACCTGAATCTACTGGGCCTGTAATTTCAGGCCCTTATAGGTGTGCATGCTAGTCAGCCATACTTTCGTTTAACTTCCTTTCGATGTGATGTAGCCATACTTCGCCAGATGCCCATTCGTTCCAGTAACAGTAGTAGCAATGCAGTTCCTTTAACAGAAACGCCCGTAGGTCCATTTCGTTTAGCCTTCGGCTGAGTAAGGTTTGCAACTCGTTACGGACTAATAGTAATACTTCCTTGTCGGAGTTTCTCAAAAAATCGTCAATCACTTGATCAGATGTGTCGTGCTCCACCAGCCAGTCTTGATGAAAGTAGGCGCCAAAAAATCATGAGCCTCTGGAAAGTCACTTTTCATAGCTCTGGAAATCCCGTTAGTAAAAAATATCCCAAAGGTAGCGCAGGGTCTTTTTTCAAGACCAATAGTAATTTTGATGTTGAGTGAGAGTGCGTGAAGCCATTGAGCATGTTTGTAGATGGTTTTCACACTACAGGGCCTGTTTTCAGGCCCTATTGGAAGTAAGTGGTGATTTGGTAGTTTCCTTCGACTGGATGATGTTTTTTAAAAATCAATGATCGATCGTTTACCTCCGTTTTTTTAGTAAAAGCTTAACGTGATCTAGCCATTCGATCCCATTCGGCCATTCATGCCAGTAGCAGTAACAACATCCTATTTCTTTGAGTAAAAAACTCCGTAAGTCAGTTTCTGTAAGATTTAGCGCCAATAGGGTTTCAATTTCTTTTGCGACATCGAGCAATGTTACTTCCTCGGAGTCTGCTATGAACGACTTGATAATGTCGTCTGCCCGTGCTGACTCACACATCCAGTCTTCATGGAAATATGCGCCGAGGAATTGAAAGAGCTGGGGGTGATCATCATTTGTCATTTACGAATCCTGTCAAAATGAAATAGCCGAGAGGTGCTTTTGCCTCACGTTGGATTATCAGCCTAATGCTGAATAGCGGTTCCAGCTTCCCGCTCTGCCGAACAACACCTACGCCTGCCGGAGCAATTGTAGGTTCATTGATAACAAGTTTCTTTCCCTTACCTTTGAGAAAACTGTCTATCTTGTTTTGATTGTTTTTGATCACGGCTGAAATAGAGGATTCGGCTTCAGTTCTAGTGAGAAATGTGGAGGCAATGGGTATGTTTGGCTCTGCTTTTAACCTATGTCTTAGCTGGGCCTCAGATCGTTCGACATGTTTTTCATAAACATGCCCTCCCCGAGAGTCGTTTGCCTTCAAACCACCTCCTGGAACTATCTCACTATAGGGTCCATCAGCTTGTATTGCTCCCGGACACGGAGTGCAAGTCAACCCCAACGGATCCACCCACCCCGTCGGATTCGGCACGTACTGGTACTGATTCAACCCACCGGCCAACTTGATCGGATCCGGCGTCAGATACCGTCCCAGCCGCGGGTCGTAGTACCGGTGCCGGTTGTAATGCAGGCCGCTTTCCCCGTCGAAATACTGCCCCTGAAAGCGCAGCGGCTGATTCAGGTAGTCGTCGCCGGCCAGGGTCAGCGTGGCGACTTTGCCGTAGGCGTCGTATTGCGCGGACCAGACGATGTCGCCGCTGTAGTCGGTGAGTTCCTGCGGGGTGCCGAGATGATCGAGTTGGTAGTAGAACGGGCAGGCCTTTTTCGGGCCTTTGCCGTCGAGCAGCGCGAGCGGGCGGAAGGTGCCGGGTTCGTAGACGTAGCTGCGGTATTCGTGTTCGCTGCTTTCAGCGACGAGGTGGTCGCCTTGCCAGAAGAATTCGGTGGTGGCGTCGCCGACGGTTTTGCGGATGCGTCGGCCGAAAGCGTCGTAGGCGTAAGTCGCGGTCTGGCCGTCGGGGCGGGTCAGGCCTATCAGGCGGTGCTGGCTGTCGTAGCGGTATGCAGTGACGAGAGTTTGCGCGCGGCCGCGGCGTTCGCGGATCAGGTTGCCGAAGGCGTCGTAGTCGTAATGGCGGTCGCCCTGCATGAGCAGGCGGTTGCCTTTGATTTGACTCGGGCCGGGGCGGTCCTGCATCAGCAGGTTGCCGGCCGGGTCGTGGGCGAAGCTTTCCGGCAGTTCGTCGCGCGAGTGGCGTACGCGAATGAGGCGGTCGAGGGCGTCGTAGCCGTAGGTGCGCTGGCCGTGGCGGCTGTCGGCGATGTGCGCGAGATTGCCGTTGGCGTTGTAGGCATAATCGCGGCGATACAACGCATCGCGCTGATGGCCTACGGCGTGGGCGAGTAATCGTCCCTGGTCGTCGTAGGTATATTCGCTGAGCAGCAGACCTTGCTGACGTTGCCTTTCGCGTCCGGACTGATAGACGTGACGGGTCAGCGGCGTGCCGTTGAGGTCGATGTCGGTCAGCGCGCCGCCCTTGGCGTGGCGGTAATCGAGCACGCTGTTGTCCGGTAGACGCAGGCGCTTGAGCTGACCGCAGGCGTCGTAGCGGTAACGCAGAGTGCCCCAGCCCTGATGCTCGGTGATCAAGCGGTCCTGGCGGTCGTACTCGAAGGCGAGCGGATGGTTCTGGCCATCGTCGACGCTGACCAGTCGGCCGAGGCGATCGTATTGGTAGGTGACCTTGATCCCATCGGGCAGGGTTTTGACTAACAGCCGGCCAGCGGCATCGCGCTCATAAGCGGTGAGCAGACAAGAGCCGTCATCGCCGAACTCGGTTTTCTCCAGCAGATGGCCGTTGAGGTCATAGGCATACGCGGTACGCCGGCTATCAAAACCGCTTTCCTGGCGAATCAGCCCGGTCGGCGTGTAATCGAGCCGGTATTTTTCCCCCGATTCGTTTTCGATCTCGGTGAGCAATAACTGCGCATGGTCGTAGCGATACTGCACCTGCGTGCCGTCGGGGTTGATTCGCCGCGAAACCAGGTGCAGGTCGTCGTCATACTCATAACGGGTGATGCGCCCCAGTTCATCGCGCTCGGCAATGACCTGACCGTAGGCGCCGTAGCTGTAGGCGCGAGTGCTGCCGGTAGGAAAAGTCGTCTGAATCAGTCGGCCAACGGCGTCCCAATGCTGGCGGGTGACCGCACCGTGTTCGTCTGCGGTTGTGGTCCGGCGCCCCAGTGCATCGTAGGAAAAACGCCGCACGCCACCGTCGGGCAGGGTTTCCTCGGTCAACTGGCCGAGGTTGTTCCAGACCAAGCGATGGCGGCTGCTGTCCGGATAACGGATCGACAGCAACTGACCCCAGGTGTCGTAGTAGTAATGGGTGACCTGACCATCGGGGTCGACCGCTTCGGTGACATCGCCCTCGGCATTGCGCCGGTAGATCCACACCGCCTCGCCGCGCGAACGCCGATGCAAGAAACCGTTGCGATACTCGTAGGACGTGGGCGCCTCGTCCGGCGGAATCAGCGCGATCAGCCGTCCGACCTCGTCGTAGCGGTATTCGGTGACCGCCCCCAAGGCATCCTGCTCGGCGATCAACCGCCCCGATGAGTCATAGGCCTTGAGCTGCTCGCCACCATCCGCCGAGACTTTACGCACCAGCCGCGCACGCTCGTCGTGGACGTACGTTTCTTCGGTGCCATCGACGTAATGCACCGCGACACTGCCGTCGTCGTTCCAGACGTAGCGCGTGTCCATCTGCGAAAACGAGGCCCAATGCCTGACACAGCGAGAAGCCTTGCCCGAACGTTCCCACTCCCAGAAAAAACTCGCGCCACCGGCCAGTTGCCGCTGCAGAATCACGTGAGCGTCGTCGTAGTCGTAACGCTCGCTGTCACCGACGGCGTTGCTCGCTTCGATCAGGTGCTGATAGGCGTCGTAGCGGTAACTGACCAGCGCCTGTTCGGTGCTCCAGGCACCGTCGCGAAACACCTGGTAATCCACACCAACCAACTGCGCGCGGTCATAGCGCAACAGCAGCGAACGCCCGGCGCCGTTGTCCAGGCGCTGCACCCGGTCAGAGCGATCGCGCTGCACCGTCAGACGATTGCCATAGGCATCGCTGATCGCCGTCAGCCGTCCCGCGCGAAAGTGATAAAACCGCGCCGCGTCCCCGGCCAGTGCGAGGATCAGCTCTTCCGGCTCATCGCCCAGAAAAATCGCCGCCCGCGATAGGCTGTTGTGAATCGCCGGTCGTTCAACGCTCGGCAACGGAAAACGAGTACACCGGTTTTCGTGGTCGACCCAGACCACAGAGTCGCCCTCAAACGCCAGTCGATGCGCCAGCGAATGGCTCCAGCCAAACCCCAACCCAACATCGATTTCGGCGGCACTGCTGCGATACAACCGCGTGAATTCAAAC
This region of Pseudomonas sp. R84 genomic DNA includes:
- a CDS encoding 1-acylglycerol-3-phosphate O-acyltransferase, giving the protein MLFVFRMLLMGLHFILAGVLGVILGICRPFNPDNSRLCARLYALPAMCILRLRVKSDVSGLLNKPDSCVIIANHQSNYDLFVFGNVVPRRTVCIGKKSLKWVPLFGQLFWLAGNVLIDRGNAHKARQSMLTTTNTLQNEDTSIWVFPEGTRNLGEELLPFKKGAFQMAIAAGVPIVPVCVSSYIKHMRLNRWRSGKILIRSLPAIPTAGLTMDDMPMLINQCREQMRECIESMDRQLQAA
- a CDS encoding crotonase/enoyl-CoA hydratase family protein → MSELISYHLEDGIATLTLSNGKVNAISPDVIVAFNAALDQAVTDRAIVIITGQPGILSGGYDLKVMTAGPKEAVALVTAGSTLARRLLSHPFPVIVACPGHAVAKGAFILLSADYRIGVDGPFSIGLNEVQIGMTMHHAGIELARDRLRRSAFHRSVINGEMFDPKSAVDAGFLDKVVSAEELQGAALAAARQLKKINMLAHKNTKLKVRKALLEALDNAIIQDQEHLG
- a CDS encoding YbjQ family protein; the protein is MIISTTHAIEGRQITAYLDIVSAESVQGVNVIRDMFAGMRDFFGGRSQTLERALKEARIQATEEIRERARALQADAVVGVDFEISMPGGKGGMVVVFATGTAVKLR
- a CDS encoding glycine zipper domain-containing protein gives rise to the protein MRLTLPALVLGLLVAQGAMAAGDGTAALGGGLGGALGNVVGQKMGGSTGAAIGAGVAGAAGSAMAARKGSRTKAAIGGGVGAAGGSVIGNSLGGRTGATIGAGLGGAAGGAVGSNLSKGHKRH
- a CDS encoding IS4 family transposase, with protein sequence MSVQQDLLDLGDLFNFCDLSTFTQNIPIEWVASALDLSSQATIRRRRLPADQVLWLVLGMALFRDEPVHEVARRLNICAQGLASDHLLARSGVTEARKRLGADPVEWLFRKTGTQWGAQRYPDDAWQDLQVFAVDGALLRTPDTPELRDHFGSGNTSTDRQTPFPMLRLVALMNVRSHLILDAQLSPYRRNEMRLADEFLQQIPDHSVTLFDKGFWSADLMLSLSGDGNQRHWLIPAKKGLVCEEIARYNQHDRLVRMKVSPQARKRNPTLPTHWEAREVSYEIQGKVKTVMTSLPAKIYSTKSVAKLYQERWEIELGFRDIKSSMQQNAMTLRSKKVDLIYQEVWGLLLAYNVIRREASQAAVAFGRAPSDVRFKPVCQYIAVQLIVMAAANPVSATGRRLAELRKGVGGLFLDHRPRPSRPRTVKSSKTRFPVDRKAAPLK
- a CDS encoding YMGG-like glycine zipper-containing protein; translation: MRLSLSALFFGLLVAQGAMAAGDGTAAVGGGLGGALGNVVGGQLGGSTGAAVGAGVGGAAGSAVGANKRNRTEAAIGGGLGAAGGSVVGNSLGGSTGSTIGAGLGGAAGGAVGNNLGDDGGSHSGGGHKHKNKHKNRHH
- a CDS encoding contact-dependent growth inhibition system immunity protein, with amino-acid sequence MEHDTSDQVIDDFLRNSDKEVLLLVRNELQTLLSRRLNEMDLRAFLLKELHCYYCYWNEWASGEVWLHHIERKLNESMAD
- a CDS encoding contact-dependent growth inhibition system immunity protein — translated: MTNDDHPQLFQFLGAYFHEDWMCESARADDIIKSFIADSEEVTLLDVAKEIETLLALNLTETDLRSFLLKEIGCCYCYWHEWPNGIEWLDHVKLLLKKRR
- a CDS encoding RHS repeat-associated core domain-containing protein, with protein sequence MAERDELGRITRYEYDDDLHLVSRRINPDGTQVQYRYDHAQLLLTEIENESGEKYRLDYTPTGLIRQESGFDSRRTAYAYDLNGHLLEKTEFGDDGSCLLTAYERDAAGRLLVKTLPDGIKVTYQYDRLGRLVSVDDGQNHPLAFEYDRQDRLITEHQGWGTLRYRYDACGQLKRLRLPDNSVLDYRHAKGGALTDIDLNGTPLTRHVYQSGRERQRQQGLLLSEYTYDDQGRLLAHAVGHQRDALYRRDYAYNANGNLAHIADSRHGQRTYGYDALDRLIRVRHSRDELPESFAHDPAGNLLMQDRPGPSQIKGNRLLMQGDRHYDYDAFGNLIRERRGRAQTLVTAYRYDSQHRLIGLTRPDGQTATYAYDAFGRRIRKTVGDATTEFFWQGDHLVAESSEHEYRSYVYEPGTFRPLALLDGKGPKKACPFYYQLDHLGTPQELTDYSGDIVWSAQYDAYGKVATLTLAGDDYLNQPLRFQGQYFDGESGLHYNRHRYYDPRLGRYLTPDPIKLAGGLNQYQYVPNPTGWVDPLGLTCTPCPGAIQADGPYSEIVPGGGLKANDSRGGHVYEKHVERSEAQLRHRLKAEPNIPIASTFLTRTEAESSISAVIKNNQNKIDSFLKGKGKKLVINEPTIAPAGVGVVRQSGKLEPLFSIRLIIQREAKAPLGYFILTGFVNDK